A genomic region of Paroedura picta isolate Pp20150507F chromosome 4, Ppicta_v3.0, whole genome shotgun sequence contains the following coding sequences:
- the FAM78B gene encoding protein FAM78B isoform X2, giving the protein MDGREAGEGPPGRAAASRSSWELPDLREGRVKAISDSDGVSYPWYGNTTETVTLIGPTNKISRFSVSMNDNFYPSVTWAVPVSDSNVPLLTRIKRDQSFTTWLVAMNMTTKEKIILQTIKWRMRVDIEVDPLQLLGKRARLVGRTQQEQPRILNRMEPIPPNALVKPNANDAQVLMWRPKRGPPLVVIPPK; this is encoded by the exons ATGGATGGCCGCGAAGCAGGCGAGGGGCCGCCGGGCCGGGCTGCGGCGAGCAG GTCAAGCTGGGAACTTCCGGATTTGAGGGAAGGGCGAGTAAAAGCCATCAGCGACTCTGACGGCGTCAGCTACCCTTGGTACGGGAACACCACCGAAACGGTGACTTTGATCGGCCCCACCAACAAGATCTCCCGGTTCTCGGTCAGCATGAACGACAACTTCTACCCCAGCGTCACGTGGGCGGTCCCCGTGAGCGACAGCAATGTGCCGCTGCTCACGAGGATCAAGCGGGACCAGAGCTTTACGACGTGGCTCGTAGCCATGAACATGACCACCAAGGAGAAAATCATCTTGCAgactataaaatggaggatgcgaGTAGACATTGAGGTAGACCCTTTGCAGCTCCTGGGCAAGCGGGCCCGGCTAGTGGGGAGAACTCAGCAGGAGCAGCCCCGCATCCTGAACAGAATGGAGCCCATCCCGCCCAACGCACTCGTGAAACCTAATGCCAATGATGCCCAGGTCCTTATGTGGAGGCCCAAGCGAGGCCCGCCTTTGGTAGTAATACCACCCAAGTAG
- the FAM78B gene encoding protein FAM78B isoform X1, with protein sequence MGCLQSVACKARVRRENIVVYDVSASIEPGATAIEETSPIVLRYRTPYFRAAARVLMPPIPRRHTWVVGWIQACNHMEFYNTYSDLGMSSWELPDLREGRVKAISDSDGVSYPWYGNTTETVTLIGPTNKISRFSVSMNDNFYPSVTWAVPVSDSNVPLLTRIKRDQSFTTWLVAMNMTTKEKIILQTIKWRMRVDIEVDPLQLLGKRARLVGRTQQEQPRILNRMEPIPPNALVKPNANDAQVLMWRPKRGPPLVVIPPK encoded by the exons ATGGGCTGCCTGCAGAGCGTGGCGTGCAAGGCGCGGGTGCGCAGGGAGAACATCGTGGTCTACGACGTGTCGGCCTCCATCGAGCCCGGCGCCACCGCCATCGAGGAGACGTCGCCCATCGTCTTGCGCTACCGCACGCCCTACTTCCGCGCCGCCGCCCGCGTCCTCATGCCGCCCATCCCGCGCCGGCACACCTGGGTGGTGGGCTGGATCCAGGCCTGCAACCACATGGAGTTCTACAACACCTACAGCGACCTGGGCAT GTCAAGCTGGGAACTTCCGGATTTGAGGGAAGGGCGAGTAAAAGCCATCAGCGACTCTGACGGCGTCAGCTACCCTTGGTACGGGAACACCACCGAAACGGTGACTTTGATCGGCCCCACCAACAAGATCTCCCGGTTCTCGGTCAGCATGAACGACAACTTCTACCCCAGCGTCACGTGGGCGGTCCCCGTGAGCGACAGCAATGTGCCGCTGCTCACGAGGATCAAGCGGGACCAGAGCTTTACGACGTGGCTCGTAGCCATGAACATGACCACCAAGGAGAAAATCATCTTGCAgactataaaatggaggatgcgaGTAGACATTGAGGTAGACCCTTTGCAGCTCCTGGGCAAGCGGGCCCGGCTAGTGGGGAGAACTCAGCAGGAGCAGCCCCGCATCCTGAACAGAATGGAGCCCATCCCGCCCAACGCACTCGTGAAACCTAATGCCAATGATGCCCAGGTCCTTATGTGGAGGCCCAAGCGAGGCCCGCCTTTGGTAGTAATACCACCCAAGTAG